In a single window of the Canis lupus familiaris isolate Mischka breed German Shepherd chromosome 2, alternate assembly UU_Cfam_GSD_1.0, whole genome shotgun sequence genome:
- the LOC611835 gene encoding myotubularin-related protein 9-like isoform X2, with protein MEALSSLESVITSFPFFYRPKGLRLGDAWHFHPPERYERVARETNAWRLSEVNENFSLCPSYPRAVIVARAVKDRALALSSRFRRGGRCPVLSHHRAPANRGPTHPDSATKTNCGPSRPFPARPGQFVARLQPGLLPFLADPQPPSNGPRPCALPSPRPRPSAGLPSLARLGPRPRPVGSLERSRVPQPWTHPRSTLRVAFPPATPHSSWAPRLASSAARVL; from the exons ATGGAG GCGCTGTCGTCTTTGGAATCGGTCATcacttcctttccattcttctaCCGTCCCAAGGGCTTGAGATTGGGTGACGCCTGGCACTTCCACCCACCCGAACGCTACGAGCGAGTAGCCCGCGAG ACCAACGCGTGGCGGCTGAGTGAGGTGAACGAGAACTTCAGCTTGTGCCCCAGTTACCCCCGCGCCGTGATCGTGGCTCGCGCTGTAAAGGACCGGGCCCTGGCGCTCAGCTCCCGCTTCCGCCGGGGAGGCCGCTGCCCGGTGCTCAGCCACCACCGTGCCCCAGCGAACCGTGGGCCCACCCACCCAGACTCCGCTACTAAGACCAACTGCGGCCCTTCTCGGCCCTTTCCTGCACGGCCGGGCCAATTCGTCGCGCGCCTGCAGCCCGGGCTCCTGCCGTTTCTAGCCGACCCCCAGCCGCCCTCCAACgggccccgcccctgcgccctcccctccccccgcccccgcccctctgcGGGGCTTCCGAGTCTCGCCCGTCTCGGGCCGCGCCCCCGGCCCGTGGGGTCCCTGGAGCGCAGTCGTGTTCCTCAACCCTGGACCCACCCACGTTCTACTCTTCGGGTCGCTTTCCCCCCGGCTACACCCCACTCCAGCTGGGCCCCACGCCTTGCGAGTTCCGCCGCTAGGGTCCTTTAG
- the LOC611835 gene encoding myotubularin-related protein 9-like isoform X1 encodes MEALSSLESVITSFPFFYRPKGLRLGDAWHFHPPERYERVAREVGAVARACGRARVAAPARGVRPRRSLTALTWPSPFPARQTNAWRLSEVNENFSLCPSYPRAVIVARAVKDRALALSSRFRRGGRCPVLSHHRAPANRGPTHPDSATKTNCGPSRPFPARPGQFVARLQPGLLPFLADPQPPSNGPRPCALPSPRPRPSAGLPSLARLGPRPRPVGSLERSRVPQPWTHPRSTLRVAFPPATPHSSWAPRLASSAARVL; translated from the exons ATGGAG GCGCTGTCGTCTTTGGAATCGGTCATcacttcctttccattcttctaCCGTCCCAAGGGCTTGAGATTGGGTGACGCCTGGCACTTCCACCCACCCGAACGCTACGAGCGAGTAGCCCGCGAGGTGGGTGCGGTCGCGCGGGCCTGTGGTCGTGCGAGAGTCGCCGCACCTGCAAGGGGCGTGAGGCCCCGGCGCTCCCTGACCGCCCTAACCTGGCCTTCGCCTTTCCCTGCGCGGCAGACCAACGCGTGGCGGCTGAGTGAGGTGAACGAGAACTTCAGCTTGTGCCCCAGTTACCCCCGCGCCGTGATCGTGGCTCGCGCTGTAAAGGACCGGGCCCTGGCGCTCAGCTCCCGCTTCCGCCGGGGAGGCCGCTGCCCGGTGCTCAGCCACCACCGTGCCCCAGCGAACCGTGGGCCCACCCACCCAGACTCCGCTACTAAGACCAACTGCGGCCCTTCTCGGCCCTTTCCTGCACGGCCGGGCCAATTCGTCGCGCGCCTGCAGCCCGGGCTCCTGCCGTTTCTAGCCGACCCCCAGCCGCCCTCCAACgggccccgcccctgcgccctcccctccccccgcccccgcccctctgcGGGGCTTCCGAGTCTCGCCCGTCTCGGGCCGCGCCCCCGGCCCGTGGGGTCCCTGGAGCGCAGTCGTGTTCCTCAACCCTGGACCCACCCACGTTCTACTCTTCGGGTCGCTTTCCCCCCGGCTACACCCCACTCCAGCTGGGCCCCACGCCTTGCGAGTTCCGCCGCTAGGGTCCTTTAG